Genomic segment of Candidatus Campbellbacteria bacterium:
AACACTGGTATCGCCGCGATTGTCAAAGATATGGGCAATAGAGAAATGGAAGAACGAATAAAGGCGCTGAAGTTTCACGAAGAAACAGGAATTGATTTGCCAAATGAGATAAGAGGGAAGGTCGGCAATCTTTTTGATAATGGCAGAGATGTTGAGTATGTCACCGCAGGTTATGGACACGGAATCTCAGTCACGCCCATCGCGATGGTGCGCGCCTTGTCCGCTCTCGCAAGTGGCGGAACCCTTCCAACACCTCGTGTCGTTAAACACACAAGAAAAAATGGAAAGATAATTAAAAAAGGAACAAACACAACAGGAGAAGTCCAAAGAGTCTTTTCAAAAGAAGTCAGCGACAAAGTTACAGAGATGCTTGTTAAAACAGTTGATGAATCACTTCTTGGCGGAACAGTCGCAAAGGAAAACTACAGCATAGCAGCAAAAACTGGAACCGCATCACTTGTTAATCCAGCGACTAAAAAATATTATGATGACAAATATCTCCACTCTTTCTTCGGGTATTTCCCAGCATCAGACCCTCAGTTTTTGGTGTTTATGTTTACAATAGAGCCAGAAGGCGCAAGATATGCCTCAGAAAGCATGACAAAACCATTTATGAGAATAGTCGATAACTTGATATCATATTATGATATACAGCCAGATAGATAAAAGAGAATGAAATAATAAAACATAAAATAGTTTTTATGAATATGAAATTATGAAACAGTTTTTCAAGAGAGTAATAAAAAAGATATTAATAGCATTTGCAAAACGCATATTAAAAAATAAAAAACCAACCACGATAGCCGTGGGTGGTAGTGTAGGCAAGACATCAACCAAAGATGCGATATTTTCAATAGCCACACCAAAGCACAGTAGAAAAAGTGAAGGGAATTACAATACTGATTTTGGACTGCCACTCTCTATTTTTGATCTCAAGAGCGGATTTAACAACCCTTTTATATGGACAAAAAATATGGTCGTTGCGTTTTTTAGGAGCTTTATATACGCAGGGGACTATCCAAAAAAATTGGTCCTTGAAGTGGGAATAGACGAACCAGGCGACATGCAAGAAGTGGCAGAGTGGTTTAGACCAAACATTGTATGCATGACCCAGATGTCTTCCGTGCCCGTCCATATTGAGAATTTCAAAAGTGTAAGCGATTTAGAAAATGAAAAAGCATATCTCGTTCGCGCCCTCAGAAAAAACGGGCTATTGATAATTAATGTTGATGATGAAAGATCTTCTGTTTTTAAGGAAGCAGCCAGTTCTGGTGTTGAAGTTGTTTCAATAGGTTTCTCTGACAAGGCGGATGTGAGGGCAGTAAATGTTTTTTCTGAGATAACAGACGAATGCACCGGACTGGTGAGTGGGGAAATAAAGACAAAAGATGGCGAAGTGCAGAAAGTGACAATAAACGGTGTCATAGGGGAGCATCATTTTTATCCCATTTTGTATGCATTTGCCGTTGGACTACACTTGGGCGTTTCGCTTGACGAACTCCAAAAGCAAACCGCTAATTATGTATCGCCAAAGGGCAGGATGAGAGTATATCCAGGGAGAAATGACAGCACGATAATAGACGACACATACAACTCCTCGCCAATAGCGATGAAAAAAGCGCTTGATACTTTTGAGAAGATATCAAACACAAAAGGGAAGAAGATTGCAGTCGTGGGGGATATGAAGGAACTTGGCGAATATGCGAAACTTGAACATCTAAAAGTGATGAAACACGCTTATGAAATCAGTGATACCATAATAACTGTTGGTAAAGATATGGCACAGGCGGGCAGAACGCTTATGAAAGAAAGAAGAGATTACAAGAAAATCAAAGTGGCGACAGACTCGCTTGATGCAGCGGAAGTATTGAAAGAAGAAATGACAGCAGGGGACACGATACTGATAAAAGGATCACAAGCAATGCGCATGGAAAAAACTGTTGCTGTAATTCTTGATGACCCCAACAGCTCAGATATGCTGGTAAGACAGAGCAAAGAATGGAGGAAGAGTTGATTATAATGTAAAATAAAAATATTGGCCCTATCGTCTAGCGGCTAGGACATCGCCCTCTCACGGCGAAAACCGGGGTTCGATTCCCCGTAGGGTCACATCATAAATTTATGTAAAACGATTTGGAGAGAAAAAGTAATGAAAAAGAACATCAAAAGGGGAGAGAAAGGGAGAAGGAACATAAGTCAAAATATGACCGACTATTGTTTTAATTACATCTTTACAAATTGTCTCTCAGGTGCTATAATGAAAGTATATGATGTCTGCATCTTTTCGTAGCAAAAAAAGTAAAGATGATTTTAAAGACAAAGAGCTTAATATAACTGTTGATGATTTTATATGGCTCTCAACCAACCCCGATTATGCAGGTGAGCTTGATTCAACCAAAGATGCGCCTTTTCAGAAATTAAATATAGACTTAAACGGTCTAAGGATATTTGATCTTGGCAAAAATATACAGATTTTAGAGAATATAAAAATTAAGATAAAAGAAAAAAGTGATGCGTTTTTGAACTCAAGTATTGGTTTTTTTCCTCTTCCAGTAGAATTATATAAAAATGGGATACTTTATTTAGTAAATGAATTAAATTCTATGGATGCCCGCATTGATGCCATAAGAGATGGTAGAAATATATCTTTGGTGGGCGATATATATGTTTTAGTAAATAAGAAAAAGAGGGCGATTCAAAAAGTTCATCAAGCAATTCGAGATGCAAAAATAAAGCAAGATAGTTTAAAAAATTAATCAATAAAAAATTATGAAGAAATTTTTATTTTTTTACTGCGGAACCCTTTCTTTTAATAGTCCAGAAGAGGCAAGGGAACATATGAGAAGATGGGTTTCTTGGTTAGAGAGCATAAAGAAATTTGTTTTTAAGCCAGGCATTCCACTAAAAGACCCTAAAAAAATAGGTATATATACTGTTGAAGGTGCAAAAATAAAAGATAAATCAGAAAGGTATGATGCAATAAGATTGGTCACAAAAAATCCTATTAGTATAAATATGTATGGTTTCGTAAAAACAAGTACGGAGATGAAAAAGAATGTGAAAGGATATTCTATAATGCAAGCTAATGATCTTGAAGAGGTAATAAAATTAATAAGAACTTGCCCGCATCTTAGATTTGGTTTTATTGATATAGTAGAAGTTAGAGAAATGAAAATGCTGAAAAAACCTAAAGAGAGTCATGGGCGTTCTTAAATAAACAAAAAGATACGCCTTGACAAAAATACCCAGTTTGATAGTATTAATATTAGGAAGGGTAGAGGTGAGAGACAATCCATTTCTCCAAGGGTCTCTTCTCTCCGAAGGCCCTTGGGACCTCCCCACGAGGGATTTCTTTAGCCTTTCAGTTCCTTGTTGCGAGGGAACACCCTTCCATCTAACTTTGCACCGGCTTTACTCTTTCGGTGATGGAGGAGAGAAGAAACAAAATATCATCATGCCCGCGTGCTGACCGCCCCCCATAGGCGGTCTTTTTTTGCCTATTGACAAAAATATGCCGCCTATGATAGATTAAGGGTGGAAAGGAAACCTTTCTAATCCCCCCAGTTTCGCAACAAGGATCGTTGCCAAGCTGGGGTTTTCCTTTTATATAGACCCTGTTGACAAAATAACCCCTGTTTTGATAATATTAATAGTGGAAGGGAATATGATTCTTTTTGCTCGGTTAGTCACACGGCGAGGCTGCAGAGTTAAAAGGGATTGTAAAGGGAAGATGAGATGAGGTTGGCCTTCCAACGGCCCAGCAGTTGGATAATCCTCCCCGATTAAAGTGGTATCTTGTCTCAAATTCCACATCCTATTAGTAATCCAAGAGAGGGGTTGCTTGTAGGGTGTCCTTCCCCTAACTTTTATTGTTCTGGCTTGTTTAGAGCAGAGAACAAAGAGCGGCAAAACCATGCCGACATATGCCCACCCCATTGCGGGTGGGTTATTTTTTGCCCCTTGACAAAAATATGCCACTTATGATAGTATTAATAGCGGAAGGCCTTTAATATAAAGTGTGAGGAGACACATTCCACACAGGAGCATCATGCATGTTTATTTTGGCGTTTAGTCAATTTAAGCTACGGGAGCATCGTATTTTTACAAAGAATACATAATATGATGCAACTCAAATCCTGAAAAGATGCTAAGACCATTTGATGGGCGCTAGAGACCCACTGGTCCTTACTTGTGTGAGTTGTTTAAGGAAGAGACTTTTTTTCTCCTACTTATATCCATCCTTGAGTAAGATGGTATCCTCCGCCTTTCATTAACCGGGGCTTCGTCTATAAACGGCGGAGCCCTTTTTAATGGTTTTATGGGGTAAAAATCACTGATAAATAGACGAAAAATTACCCCTTGACAAAAACATGCCATCTGTGATAGTATTAATAGTGGAAGGTCTGAGACATTTCCGCACAGGAGCATCATACATGTTTATTTTGGCGTTAGTCAATTTAAGCATGGGATAATTGATATGTATGTACTCGATACATATATGATGCTAAGACCATTTGATGGGTGCCATAGACCCACTGGTCCTTACTTGTGTGAGATGTTTAAGAGAAAGTGCTCTTATGCGCATCCTTGAGTAAGATGACGTAACCTTCACAAGCCACCCCTTTGGGTGGCTTATTTTATGAGAAATGATAAATAGACGAAAAATTTGCCCCCTTGACAAAAATATGCCACTTATGATAGTATTATAAATAGGGCGATGGAGGTAGGTATGATGGAGACACTCGCACTAAAAGACAAGGATCCTAAAAAGGAGGTCCTGAAAAGGACATTCTCACCCTTGAGTTGGTACCCTTTGATTTAGTGCGGTTGCACCGTCCGGAAGGAATCTCGAATGGTAACGGTAGAGTTTCATAGAAGCTTGATCGTCACCAAGACCCACAGCCTTTCGCGCACCCTGAGAAAGTGCAGTCCATATGGGTCAGCTTGTACCTCCTAAACCCTTTTGCATGACTCAACCACATCTGTGGTTGGGGGAATGGGACCACCCCGTGTGGTCCCTTTTTAATGCACTATGAGAAATGATAATAAAACAAAAGATTTTGCTGTTTTTATATCTGGTAGGGGTAGTAATTTAGAGGCGATATTAAAAGCAGATTTACGCCCAAAGGTGGTTATAAGTAGCAATCCAGATGCTAAAGGTCTTAATATAGCTAGGGACTACAACATCCCAACTGAGGTTGTTGATGGTAAAGGTTTTAATAAAAAGGATGATTTTAATAAAGAACTTAAAAAGGTTGCTGATATTTATAAACCGAATCTAATAGTTTTGGCTGGTTTTATGAAGATTTTATCAGCAGATTTTCTTTTATCTTATCCAAGGACGATAAATATACATCCATCTCTTTTGCCTAAATTTCCTGGCTTAGATACTCATCGCCGTGTTATTGAAGCAGGGGAGAAAGAGACAGGTGTGACTATTCACTGGGTGGATTCTGGTATAGACACTGGTGAAATAATAAAACAAGTATGTGTAAAAACTTTCCCCAATGATACCCCAGAGGCATTATCTGAGAGGGTATTGAGGGAGGAACATGCGATTTATCCTTGTATTATAAGGGAAATTTTGGAGAAAAGTTATTAACAATCTTTTTCCACATTTTCTGCCTTTTTTCCACAATATATAGAAAAATATAATCAGTGGGCAGAAATGATTACGGAGGTACTAACCATGTTTAACATCAACCCACAGGAAATTTCCTTTGAAGCCGAGCACGAGATAGTTGTTACTCCCGAGGAAGTGAATGAGTTTGCCAAAACCATTCCCAACGGAATCAGCACTCAGATGGAACGGTGACAACAAGGAAATTTGAAACCCCTGTTCTTTCCATATAAAGCGCAGGGGTTTCTTCTGCCAAAATCTCTTGTCATATCATTATTTTGATATATACTTTATTAAATGAAAAAAAGAAAAGAAATAAGAAAGGGTAAGTATAAGTTGCAAGCATTCCGTTCAAGCGCGGGTCTTGGCTTGAAAACGCTTGAAAGGATACCTGATGGGCGGTTTGTTGCTGAATATACAGGATATGAGCTTACTTCTGACGAAGCAGAGAAAAAAGGAGGTAGGTATTTATTTGAGATATCTTCAAGGAGGGTAATAGATGGCTCTCCAAAGTGGAATATAGCGAGGTATATAAATCATTCATGCCGACCAAACTGCGAGGCGGTCAATTCAAAGGGGAGAATATACATATATGCGATAAAGAATATAAAGGAGGGAAGCGAGATAACATATAGCTACGGCAGGGTGTATTTCAATGATTTTATAAAGAAAGGGGGTTGTAAGTGCCAATATCACCTAAAAAACAGAGGTGGTAGGTGAATTTTTTGCTATAATATAGACCATATATGCGATTTTTCATTTTTTTTATAATTTTATTGGTTCTTTTAGCAATCAGTTATTTCATATATTATAGTTATTTTTTTATCCCAGATCAGTCGGCAGATGAGGAAGTGGATGAGGGTGTGGGTGTGATAACCAATGTTACTCTTATAGAAAAAACGGAAACTTCTATAATTCCAGATCAACAAGAAAGTGAGGAGATTGATACCGGTGGTCCACAAGAAGGAGATTTTTTTATACACCCGAGTGAAGATGGTTCTAATCAAGTTGAAGAATCAGGTGCGCTTCCATAAAAAGTTTTATGTCAGAAAAAAATAGTTTAAATTGGTCTTTTCAAACAATATCAGATGTAGAATTAAATCTGAAAACATCTGCTACAAGAGGTTTGTCAGAGAGTGAGGCGAAGAGGCGTTATGCTGAGCATGGTCCAAATGAGATAAAGATTAAAAATGAAAGAAGTTTTTTTCAGAGTTTCATAGAGAAGATATTAAATCCTATATCATTAATCCTTCTTCTTTCTGGTATTGTTTTAGTTTCTTTGGATATGAATGCAGATGCGTTTATAATTTTTCTAACTTTTTTTATAAATTTATTTATAGGTTTGATTCAAGAAGGAAAAGCTTCAAAGGCATTTCAAAAGTTAAGACATTTTCAAAAGTTTCCTTCTATTGTTATCCGCGGTGGGAAAAAGAAAAAAATACCAAGTGAGGAACTAACTATAGGCGATCTTGTTTTATTGAGAAGTGGAATACACATTCCCGCGGATATGAGAATAGTCCGAGAAACAGATCT
This window contains:
- a CDS encoding penicillin-binding transpeptidase domain-containing protein; its protein translation is NTGIAAIVKDMGNREMEERIKALKFHEETGIDLPNEIRGKVGNLFDNGRDVEYVTAGYGHGISVTPIAMVRALSALASGGTLPTPRVVKHTRKNGKIIKKGTNTTGEVQRVFSKEVSDKVTEMLVKTVDESLLGGTVAKENYSIAAKTGTASLVNPATKKYYDDKYLHSFFGYFPASDPQFLVFMFTIEPEGARYASESMTKPFMRIVDNLISYYDIQPDR
- a CDS encoding UDP-N-acetylmuramoyl-tripeptide--D-alanyl-D-alanine ligase translates to MKQFFKRVIKKILIAFAKRILKNKKPTTIAVGGSVGKTSTKDAIFSIATPKHSRKSEGNYNTDFGLPLSIFDLKSGFNNPFIWTKNMVVAFFRSFIYAGDYPKKLVLEVGIDEPGDMQEVAEWFRPNIVCMTQMSSVPVHIENFKSVSDLENEKAYLVRALRKNGLLIINVDDERSSVFKEAASSGVEVVSIGFSDKADVRAVNVFSEITDECTGLVSGEIKTKDGEVQKVTINGVIGEHHFYPILYAFAVGLHLGVSLDELQKQTANYVSPKGRMRVYPGRNDSTIIDDTYNSSPIAMKKALDTFEKISNTKGKKIAVVGDMKELGEYAKLEHLKVMKHAYEISDTIITVGKDMAQAGRTLMKERRDYKKIKVATDSLDAAEVLKEEMTAGDTILIKGSQAMRMEKTVAVILDDPNSSDMLVRQSKEWRKS
- a CDS encoding YciI family protein, which produces MKKFLFFYCGTLSFNSPEEAREHMRRWVSWLESIKKFVFKPGIPLKDPKKIGIYTVEGAKIKDKSERYDAIRLVTKNPISINMYGFVKTSTEMKKNVKGYSIMQANDLEEVIKLIRTCPHLRFGFIDIVEVREMKMLKKPKESHGRS
- the purN gene encoding phosphoribosylglycinamide formyltransferase yields the protein MRNDNKTKDFAVFISGRGSNLEAILKADLRPKVVISSNPDAKGLNIARDYNIPTEVVDGKGFNKKDDFNKELKKVADIYKPNLIVLAGFMKILSADFLLSYPRTINIHPSLLPKFPGLDTHRRVIEAGEKETGVTIHWVDSGIDTGEIIKQVCVKTFPNDTPEALSERVLREEHAIYPCIIREILEKSY
- a CDS encoding SET domain-containing protein, whose amino-acid sequence is MKKRKEIRKGKYKLQAFRSSAGLGLKTLERIPDGRFVAEYTGYELTSDEAEKKGGRYLFEISSRRVIDGSPKWNIARYINHSCRPNCEAVNSKGRIYIYAIKNIKEGSEITYSYGRVYFNDFIKKGGCKCQYHLKNRGGR